One genomic region from Buteo buteo chromosome 12, bButBut1.hap1.1, whole genome shotgun sequence encodes:
- the RASGRP3 gene encoding ras guanyl-releasing protein 3 isoform X1, which yields MGSNTLGKAATLDELLNTCIEMFDNKGNRCSSHLPRTFLLMHQWYLPSTELAGKLLSTYRDANGENCNEFRLKICYFMRYWILEFPAEFNLDLGLIRLTEEFREVAMQLGYEDHMHLIDISSIPSYDWMRRVTQRKRISKKGKACLLFDHLEPIELAEHLTFLEHKSFRRISFTDYQSYVIHGCLENNPTLERSIALFNGISKWVQLMVLSKPTPQQRAEVITKFINVAQKLLHLQNFNTLMAVVGGLSHSSISRLKETHSHLSSEVTKDWNEMTELVSSNGNYCNYRKAFADCVGFKIPILGVHLKDLIAVHVIFPDWVDENKVNIVKMQQLSITLSELVSLQTASHHLEPNMDLINLLTLSLDLYHTEDDIYKLSLVLEPRNSRSQPTSPTTPNKPVVPLEWASGVVPKPDPTVINKHIRKLVDSVFRNYDHDHDGYISQEDFESIAANFPFLDSFCVLDKDQDGLISKEEMMAYFLRAKSQFQCKMGPGFIHNFQEMTYLKPTFCEHCAGFLWGIIKQGYKCKDCGANCHKQCRDLLVLACRKFSRGTSVGSNHGSLPSSPSLPPVQDEVFEFPSVAAEHQDLDGRAITLVTGSSRKISVRLQRATTSQATQTEPLWHEPGWNDSGSHTFPKMKSKFHGKAGKSKGFAKWENEKPNMQADVDLEAEAPQHIQDHNGIETLPERQESEDS from the exons ATGGGGTCAAACACACTTGGGAAGGCTGCAACATTAGATGAGCTTTTGAACACTTGTATTGAAATGTTTG atAACAAAGGAAATCGGTGCTCCAGCCATTTGCCAAGAACCTTTCTTTTAATGCACCAGTGGTATCTGCCTTccacagagctggctggcaAGCTTCTGTCC ACGTATAGAGATGCCAATGGGGAGAACTGCAATGAATTCAGATTAAAAATCTGCTATTTCATGAG ATACTGGATTTTGGAATTTCCTGCAGAGTTTAACTTGGATCTTGGGCTGATTCGTTTGACTGAAGAGTTTCGAGAAGTAGCCATGCAGCTTGGATATGAGGATCACATGCATCTCATCGATATCTCCAGCAT TCCTTCCTATGACTGGATGAGAAGAGTTACACAGAGGAAGAGGATTTCCAAGAAGGGAAAAGCCTGCCTGCTGTTTGACCATCTGGAGCCCATTGAGCTAGCTGAACATCTCACTTTTCTGGAGCATAAATCTTTTAGGAGAATTTCT TTCACAGACTACCAAAGCTATGTGATCCATGGGTGCTTGGAGAACAATCCTACTTTGGAGAGATCTATTGCTTTATTTAATGGTATCTCCAAATGGGTCCAGCTCATGGTTCTCAGCAAACCAACACCTCAGCAAAGGGCAGAAGTAATCACAAAGTTTATCAATGTTGCACAG AAGCTCCTTCACCTTCAGAACTTCAACACACTGATGGCAGTTGTGGGAGGCCTGAGCCACAGCTCTATTTCTCGCCTGAAAGAAACTCATTCTCATCTGTCTTCAGAAGTCACAAAG GACTGGAATGAAATGACAGAGCTGGTCTCTTCCAATGGAAACTACTGCAACTACCGCAAGGCTTTTGCTGACTGTGTTGGCTTCAAAATTCCTATTTTAGGAGTTCATTTGAAAGACTTGATTGCTGTCCATGTCATTTTTCCTGACTGGGTAGATGAGAACAAAGTTAACATAGTGAAAATGCAGCAGCTTTCCATCACCTTGAGTGAATTGGTTTCCCTGCAAACTGCCTCTCATCATTTAGAGCCTAATATGGATTTAATTAACCTTCTAACT CTGTCCCTGGACCTCTATCACACTGAGGATGATATCTACAAGCTCTCGCTGGTGCTGGAACCAAGGAACTCCAGATCT CAGCCTACCTCCCCAACAACCCCTAACAAGCCAGTAGTGCCACTGGAGTGGGCATCTGGAGTGGTACCAAAACCTGACCCTACAGTCATTAACAAGCATATACGAAAGCTGGTGGAT tctGTCTTTAGGAATTATGATCATGACCATGATGGCTATATTTCTCAGGAAGACTTTGAAAGTATAGCTGCCAACTTCCCCTTTTTGGACTCTTTCTGTGTGCTGGACAAAGACCA agATGGTCTTAtaagcaaagaagaaatgatgGCTTACTTTCTGAGAGCTAAATCACAGTTCCAGTGTAAAATGGGACCAGGGTTTATTCATAACTTTCAGGAGATGACATATCTTAAACCAACTTTCTGCGAGCACTGTGCAGGATTT CTCTGGGGTATAATCAAACAAGGCTACAAATGCAAAG aTTGTGGTGCCAACTGTCACAAGCAATGCAGAGACCTGCTTGTGCTGGCATGCAGGAAATTTTCCAGAGGGACCTCAGTAGGCAGCAACCATGGTTCTCTGCCTAGCAGTCCCTCTCTGCCCCCAG TCCAAGATGAAGTATTTGAATTTCCCAGTGTTGCTGCAGAACACCAGGACCTTGATGGCAGAGCTATCACCCTTGTCACTGGCTCTTCGCGGAAAATTTCGGTGCGGCTGCAGAGGGCAACCACAAGCCAAGCAACACAGACAGAACCACTCTGGCATGAGCCAGGCTGGAATGATTCAGGTTCCCATACTTTCCCCAAAATGAAGTCCAAATTCCATGGCAAAGCTGGGAAGAGCAAAGGCTTTGCAAAATGGGAGAATGAAAAGCCCAACATGCAGGCTGATGTAGACCTAGAAGCCGAGGCCCCACAACATATACAGGATCACAATGGAATAGAAACCCTACCAGAAAGACAAGAATCTGAG GATAGCTGA
- the RASGRP3 gene encoding ras guanyl-releasing protein 3 isoform X2, whose translation MGSNTLGKAATLDELLNTCIEMFDNKGNRCSSHLPRTFLLMHQWYLPSTELAGKLLSTYRDANGENCNEFRLKICYFMRYWILEFPAEFNLDLGLIRLTEEFREVAMQLGYEDHMHLIDISSIPSYDWMRRVTQRKRISKKGKACLLFDHLEPIELAEHLTFLEHKSFRRISFTDYQSYVIHGCLENNPTLERSIALFNGISKWVQLMVLSKPTPQQRAEVITKFINVAQKLLHLQNFNTLMAVVGGLSHSSISRLKETHSHLSSEVTKDWNEMTELVSSNGNYCNYRKAFADCVGFKIPILGVHLKDLIAVHVIFPDWVDENKVNIVKMQQLSITLSELVSLQTASHHLEPNMDLINLLTLSLDLYHTEDDIYKLSLVLEPRNSRSPTSPTTPNKPVVPLEWASGVVPKPDPTVINKHIRKLVDSVFRNYDHDHDGYISQEDFESIAANFPFLDSFCVLDKDQDGLISKEEMMAYFLRAKSQFQCKMGPGFIHNFQEMTYLKPTFCEHCAGFLWGIIKQGYKCKDCGANCHKQCRDLLVLACRKFSRGTSVGSNHGSLPSSPSLPPVQDEVFEFPSVAAEHQDLDGRAITLVTGSSRKISVRLQRATTSQATQTEPLWHEPGWNDSGSHTFPKMKSKFHGKAGKSKGFAKWENEKPNMQADVDLEAEAPQHIQDHNGIETLPERQESEDS comes from the exons ATGGGGTCAAACACACTTGGGAAGGCTGCAACATTAGATGAGCTTTTGAACACTTGTATTGAAATGTTTG atAACAAAGGAAATCGGTGCTCCAGCCATTTGCCAAGAACCTTTCTTTTAATGCACCAGTGGTATCTGCCTTccacagagctggctggcaAGCTTCTGTCC ACGTATAGAGATGCCAATGGGGAGAACTGCAATGAATTCAGATTAAAAATCTGCTATTTCATGAG ATACTGGATTTTGGAATTTCCTGCAGAGTTTAACTTGGATCTTGGGCTGATTCGTTTGACTGAAGAGTTTCGAGAAGTAGCCATGCAGCTTGGATATGAGGATCACATGCATCTCATCGATATCTCCAGCAT TCCTTCCTATGACTGGATGAGAAGAGTTACACAGAGGAAGAGGATTTCCAAGAAGGGAAAAGCCTGCCTGCTGTTTGACCATCTGGAGCCCATTGAGCTAGCTGAACATCTCACTTTTCTGGAGCATAAATCTTTTAGGAGAATTTCT TTCACAGACTACCAAAGCTATGTGATCCATGGGTGCTTGGAGAACAATCCTACTTTGGAGAGATCTATTGCTTTATTTAATGGTATCTCCAAATGGGTCCAGCTCATGGTTCTCAGCAAACCAACACCTCAGCAAAGGGCAGAAGTAATCACAAAGTTTATCAATGTTGCACAG AAGCTCCTTCACCTTCAGAACTTCAACACACTGATGGCAGTTGTGGGAGGCCTGAGCCACAGCTCTATTTCTCGCCTGAAAGAAACTCATTCTCATCTGTCTTCAGAAGTCACAAAG GACTGGAATGAAATGACAGAGCTGGTCTCTTCCAATGGAAACTACTGCAACTACCGCAAGGCTTTTGCTGACTGTGTTGGCTTCAAAATTCCTATTTTAGGAGTTCATTTGAAAGACTTGATTGCTGTCCATGTCATTTTTCCTGACTGGGTAGATGAGAACAAAGTTAACATAGTGAAAATGCAGCAGCTTTCCATCACCTTGAGTGAATTGGTTTCCCTGCAAACTGCCTCTCATCATTTAGAGCCTAATATGGATTTAATTAACCTTCTAACT CTGTCCCTGGACCTCTATCACACTGAGGATGATATCTACAAGCTCTCGCTGGTGCTGGAACCAAGGAACTCCAGATCT CCTACCTCCCCAACAACCCCTAACAAGCCAGTAGTGCCACTGGAGTGGGCATCTGGAGTGGTACCAAAACCTGACCCTACAGTCATTAACAAGCATATACGAAAGCTGGTGGAT tctGTCTTTAGGAATTATGATCATGACCATGATGGCTATATTTCTCAGGAAGACTTTGAAAGTATAGCTGCCAACTTCCCCTTTTTGGACTCTTTCTGTGTGCTGGACAAAGACCA agATGGTCTTAtaagcaaagaagaaatgatgGCTTACTTTCTGAGAGCTAAATCACAGTTCCAGTGTAAAATGGGACCAGGGTTTATTCATAACTTTCAGGAGATGACATATCTTAAACCAACTTTCTGCGAGCACTGTGCAGGATTT CTCTGGGGTATAATCAAACAAGGCTACAAATGCAAAG aTTGTGGTGCCAACTGTCACAAGCAATGCAGAGACCTGCTTGTGCTGGCATGCAGGAAATTTTCCAGAGGGACCTCAGTAGGCAGCAACCATGGTTCTCTGCCTAGCAGTCCCTCTCTGCCCCCAG TCCAAGATGAAGTATTTGAATTTCCCAGTGTTGCTGCAGAACACCAGGACCTTGATGGCAGAGCTATCACCCTTGTCACTGGCTCTTCGCGGAAAATTTCGGTGCGGCTGCAGAGGGCAACCACAAGCCAAGCAACACAGACAGAACCACTCTGGCATGAGCCAGGCTGGAATGATTCAGGTTCCCATACTTTCCCCAAAATGAAGTCCAAATTCCATGGCAAAGCTGGGAAGAGCAAAGGCTTTGCAAAATGGGAGAATGAAAAGCCCAACATGCAGGCTGATGTAGACCTAGAAGCCGAGGCCCCACAACATATACAGGATCACAATGGAATAGAAACCCTACCAGAAAGACAAGAATCTGAG GATAGCTGA
- the RASGRP3 gene encoding ras guanyl-releasing protein 3 isoform X3, translating into MGSNTLGKAATLDELLNTCIEMFDNKGNRCSSHLPRTFLLMHQWYLPSTELAGKLLSTYRDANGENCNEFRLKICYFMRYWILEFPAEFNLDLGLIRLTEEFREVAMQLGYEDHMHLIDISSIPSYDWMRRVTQRKRISKKGKACLLFDHLEPIELAEHLTFLEHKSFRRISFTDYQSYVIHGCLENNPTLERSIALFNGISKWVQLMVLSKPTPQQRAEVITKFINVAQKLLHLQNFNTLMAVVGGLSHSSISRLKETHSHLSSEVTKLSLDLYHTEDDIYKLSLVLEPRNSRSQPTSPTTPNKPVVPLEWASGVVPKPDPTVINKHIRKLVDSVFRNYDHDHDGYISQEDFESIAANFPFLDSFCVLDKDQDGLISKEEMMAYFLRAKSQFQCKMGPGFIHNFQEMTYLKPTFCEHCAGFLWGIIKQGYKCKDCGANCHKQCRDLLVLACRKFSRGTSVGSNHGSLPSSPSLPPVQDEVFEFPSVAAEHQDLDGRAITLVTGSSRKISVRLQRATTSQATQTEPLWHEPGWNDSGSHTFPKMKSKFHGKAGKSKGFAKWENEKPNMQADVDLEAEAPQHIQDHNGIETLPERQESEDS; encoded by the exons ATGGGGTCAAACACACTTGGGAAGGCTGCAACATTAGATGAGCTTTTGAACACTTGTATTGAAATGTTTG atAACAAAGGAAATCGGTGCTCCAGCCATTTGCCAAGAACCTTTCTTTTAATGCACCAGTGGTATCTGCCTTccacagagctggctggcaAGCTTCTGTCC ACGTATAGAGATGCCAATGGGGAGAACTGCAATGAATTCAGATTAAAAATCTGCTATTTCATGAG ATACTGGATTTTGGAATTTCCTGCAGAGTTTAACTTGGATCTTGGGCTGATTCGTTTGACTGAAGAGTTTCGAGAAGTAGCCATGCAGCTTGGATATGAGGATCACATGCATCTCATCGATATCTCCAGCAT TCCTTCCTATGACTGGATGAGAAGAGTTACACAGAGGAAGAGGATTTCCAAGAAGGGAAAAGCCTGCCTGCTGTTTGACCATCTGGAGCCCATTGAGCTAGCTGAACATCTCACTTTTCTGGAGCATAAATCTTTTAGGAGAATTTCT TTCACAGACTACCAAAGCTATGTGATCCATGGGTGCTTGGAGAACAATCCTACTTTGGAGAGATCTATTGCTTTATTTAATGGTATCTCCAAATGGGTCCAGCTCATGGTTCTCAGCAAACCAACACCTCAGCAAAGGGCAGAAGTAATCACAAAGTTTATCAATGTTGCACAG AAGCTCCTTCACCTTCAGAACTTCAACACACTGATGGCAGTTGTGGGAGGCCTGAGCCACAGCTCTATTTCTCGCCTGAAAGAAACTCATTCTCATCTGTCTTCAGAAGTCACAAAG CTGTCCCTGGACCTCTATCACACTGAGGATGATATCTACAAGCTCTCGCTGGTGCTGGAACCAAGGAACTCCAGATCT CAGCCTACCTCCCCAACAACCCCTAACAAGCCAGTAGTGCCACTGGAGTGGGCATCTGGAGTGGTACCAAAACCTGACCCTACAGTCATTAACAAGCATATACGAAAGCTGGTGGAT tctGTCTTTAGGAATTATGATCATGACCATGATGGCTATATTTCTCAGGAAGACTTTGAAAGTATAGCTGCCAACTTCCCCTTTTTGGACTCTTTCTGTGTGCTGGACAAAGACCA agATGGTCTTAtaagcaaagaagaaatgatgGCTTACTTTCTGAGAGCTAAATCACAGTTCCAGTGTAAAATGGGACCAGGGTTTATTCATAACTTTCAGGAGATGACATATCTTAAACCAACTTTCTGCGAGCACTGTGCAGGATTT CTCTGGGGTATAATCAAACAAGGCTACAAATGCAAAG aTTGTGGTGCCAACTGTCACAAGCAATGCAGAGACCTGCTTGTGCTGGCATGCAGGAAATTTTCCAGAGGGACCTCAGTAGGCAGCAACCATGGTTCTCTGCCTAGCAGTCCCTCTCTGCCCCCAG TCCAAGATGAAGTATTTGAATTTCCCAGTGTTGCTGCAGAACACCAGGACCTTGATGGCAGAGCTATCACCCTTGTCACTGGCTCTTCGCGGAAAATTTCGGTGCGGCTGCAGAGGGCAACCACAAGCCAAGCAACACAGACAGAACCACTCTGGCATGAGCCAGGCTGGAATGATTCAGGTTCCCATACTTTCCCCAAAATGAAGTCCAAATTCCATGGCAAAGCTGGGAAGAGCAAAGGCTTTGCAAAATGGGAGAATGAAAAGCCCAACATGCAGGCTGATGTAGACCTAGAAGCCGAGGCCCCACAACATATACAGGATCACAATGGAATAGAAACCCTACCAGAAAGACAAGAATCTGAG GATAGCTGA